In one window of Candidatus Binatia bacterium DNA:
- a CDS encoding putative sulfate exporter family transporter has translation MPKHAGPHRATWTDILPGLALSLLVALLARLLHQALPHGLAAAVGEVVLAVLLGLLIGNTVGLPPLFAPGVRCSFHTVLRIAIVLLGASFSVQQVASIGGRAVIMVVVLMTIALIAAHALGRAARVPPRLATLIGVGTAVCGNSAIVATAPVIGAHDDEVSFAIATNTLFGTLAVFLYPLIGHALHLRDPAFGTWAGSAVNDTSQVVATGFAYSDGAGRIATAVKLTRNALMGAVIVLMGVLHGGARHEGSDAGSAPAPARGGFWLRVKQSIPLFVLGFLAMAALQSAGMLRWLSVRAGRDLAADAQNVARVLILIALAGVGLSTRIASMRRAGLRPFYVGLVVATAVSAVSLLWIHTVGPAGGS, from the coding sequence ATGCCGAAGCACGCCGGACCCCATCGCGCGACCTGGACGGACATCCTGCCGGGGCTCGCGCTCAGTCTCCTCGTCGCGCTCCTCGCGCGCCTGCTCCACCAGGCGCTCCCGCACGGCCTGGCCGCGGCCGTCGGCGAGGTGGTCCTCGCCGTGCTCCTCGGACTCCTGATCGGCAACACCGTCGGACTCCCGCCGCTCTTTGCGCCCGGGGTCCGCTGCTCCTTCCACACGGTGCTCCGGATCGCCATCGTGCTCCTGGGGGCGTCCTTTTCGGTGCAGCAGGTGGCCTCGATCGGAGGGCGGGCCGTGATCATGGTCGTCGTCCTCATGACGATCGCCCTGATCGCGGCTCACGCGCTGGGACGGGCGGCGCGCGTGCCGCCCCGGCTCGCCACCCTGATCGGGGTCGGGACCGCGGTCTGCGGCAACTCGGCGATCGTCGCGACGGCGCCGGTGATCGGAGCCCACGACGACGAGGTCTCCTTCGCGATCGCGACGAATACCCTGTTCGGGACGCTGGCCGTGTTCCTCTATCCGCTGATCGGCCACGCGCTGCACCTGCGCGATCCCGCCTTCGGGACCTGGGCGGGCTCCGCCGTGAACGACACCTCGCAGGTGGTCGCGACCGGCTTCGCCTACAGCGACGGAGCGGGAAGGATCGCCACCGCGGTCAAGCTCACGCGGAACGCCCTCATGGGCGCGGTGATCGTGCTGATGGGGGTGCTGCACGGCGGCGCGCGACACGAGGGAAGCGACGCCGGCTCGGCCCCTGCGCCGGCGCGCGGAGGGTTCTGGCTCCGGGTGAAGCAATCGATTCCGCTCTTCGTCCTCGGCTTCCTCGCGATGGCGGCCCTGCAGTCGGCCGGCATGCTGCGCTGGCTCTCCGTCCGCGCCGGGCGGGATCTGGCCGCGGACGCCCAGAACGTGGCCCGCGTCCTGATCCTGATCGCCCTGGCCGGCGTGGGACTCTCGACCCGGATCGCGTCGATGCGCCGCGCGGGGCTGCGCCCCTTCTACGTGGGCCTGGTCGTGGCGACCGCCGTCTCGGCCGTGAGCCTCCTCTGGATCCACACCGTCGGCCCGGCGGGAGGATCGTGA
- a CDS encoding MBL fold metallo-hydrolase produces MTIPEITPEELVQRLESGAALRVLDVRTPEAVAAGRIDMLPSERFVNVRGSELLALRDRVKEKLPPDGPIAVVCGHGNSSKQVALFLNHLGYDAMSMRGGMAAWDLAVMPRKLAPPAGFDHFVQFDRVAKGATGYMLASKGEALLVDPSRKTQPYLDYARQAGCRVVAVADTHVHADYISGGPALARSLQIPYYLHPRDAVSPFDGTPAAYPFTPIDEGSVLRVGAGETRVQHTPGHTEGSVTFRAGDAALTGDFIFVQSVGRPDLGGKSNEWTPVLWDSLERARREWDPATRIYPAHYSSASEREPDQSVGRPFARILQDNAPLAIRDRDAFLSWVGSKLGQAPDAYRKIKAVNLGLLEVWDMEAEQLEGGRNECALG; encoded by the coding sequence ATGACCATCCCCGAGATCACCCCCGAAGAGCTGGTGCAGCGGCTGGAGTCGGGAGCCGCGCTGCGCGTCCTGGACGTCCGCACGCCCGAAGCGGTCGCGGCGGGACGGATCGACATGCTCCCTTCCGAGCGGTTCGTGAACGTCCGCGGCTCCGAGCTGCTCGCCCTGCGCGATCGCGTGAAGGAGAAGCTTCCGCCCGACGGTCCGATCGCGGTGGTCTGCGGACACGGCAACAGCAGCAAGCAGGTCGCCCTGTTCCTGAACCACCTGGGCTACGACGCGATGTCGATGCGCGGCGGCATGGCCGCGTGGGACCTCGCGGTCATGCCGCGGAAGCTGGCGCCGCCCGCCGGGTTCGATCACTTCGTGCAGTTCGACCGGGTGGCCAAGGGAGCGACCGGCTACATGCTCGCTTCCAAGGGTGAAGCGCTCCTGGTGGATCCGTCGCGCAAAACGCAGCCCTATCTCGATTACGCGCGCCAGGCGGGATGCCGCGTGGTGGCCGTGGCCGACACGCACGTGCACGCCGACTACATCAGCGGCGGCCCCGCGCTCGCGCGGTCCTTGCAGATCCCCTACTACCTGCACCCGCGCGACGCCGTGTCGCCGTTCGACGGCACACCGGCCGCGTATCCGTTCACGCCGATCGACGAGGGATCGGTTCTCCGCGTGGGCGCGGGCGAGACGCGCGTGCAGCACACGCCTGGGCACACCGAGGGAAGCGTCACCTTCCGCGCCGGGGACGCCGCGCTCACGGGAGACTTCATCTTCGTGCAGTCGGTGGGGCGGCCCGACCTGGGCGGGAAGTCGAACGAATGGACGCCGGTGCTGTGGGACAGCCTGGAGCGCGCGCGACGCGAGTGGGATCCGGCCACGCGCATCTACCCCGCCCACTACTCCTCGGCCTCCGAGCGCGAGCCGGACCAGAGCGTGGGCCGGCCCTTCGCGCGAATCCTCCAGGACAACGCCCCGCTCGCGATCCGCGATCGCGACGCGTTTCTCTCCTGGGTGGGCTCCAAGCTGGGGCAGGCGCCTGACGCCTACCGCAAGATCAAGGCGGTGAACCTGGGGCTGCTCGAGGTGTGGGACATGGAAGCCGAGCAGCTCGAGGGCGGCCGGAACGAGTGCGCCCTCGGGTAG
- the rsgA gene encoding ribosome small subunit-dependent GTPase A, with amino-acid sequence MNRLESLGWNPFFEQQVQSNVDPEWRPARVFEEQRGSWSLWWEGGACRATVAGRLRHESEGEPAALPCVGDWVLARFPGDASGNSGAEVGNGGGAADGAVIHRVLARKTRFSRQDPGKGAGEQIVAANVDTVFLVQSLNRDFNVRRLERYLALLWESGAEPVVVLSKADLRPDADGERAAVERAASGAAVHAVSAFTPNGLDPLLPYLAPGRTAALVGSSGVGKSTIVNGLAGEEVMRTQEIRDEDDRGRHTTTSRRIVALPGGGLLLDTPGMRTVLLWEGEEGLSQTFEDVESVAAGCRFRDCTHQSEPGCAVRAALQDGSLDSGRFASYGKLQREVRYQAGKVDKRVRLAEQRRWKKIHLEARQRPDKRSL; translated from the coding sequence GTGAACCGACTGGAATCGCTGGGCTGGAATCCGTTCTTCGAGCAGCAGGTGCAATCCAATGTCGATCCCGAGTGGCGCCCCGCGCGCGTGTTCGAGGAGCAGCGCGGGAGCTGGAGCCTGTGGTGGGAGGGCGGCGCGTGCCGCGCGACCGTCGCGGGGCGGCTGCGTCACGAATCCGAGGGAGAGCCCGCCGCGCTCCCCTGCGTCGGCGACTGGGTGCTGGCGCGCTTCCCGGGCGATGCCTCAGGGAACAGCGGCGCCGAGGTTGGGAACGGCGGGGGCGCGGCCGACGGGGCCGTGATCCATCGCGTGCTCGCTCGGAAGACCCGCTTCTCCCGGCAGGATCCGGGCAAGGGCGCCGGCGAGCAGATCGTCGCGGCCAACGTGGACACGGTGTTCCTGGTGCAGTCCCTGAATCGCGATTTCAACGTGCGGAGGCTGGAGCGCTACCTCGCGCTCCTCTGGGAGAGCGGCGCCGAGCCGGTTGTCGTGCTGAGCAAGGCCGATCTCCGTCCCGACGCGGACGGCGAGCGGGCCGCGGTAGAGCGCGCCGCTTCGGGCGCGGCCGTCCACGCGGTGAGCGCCTTCACGCCGAACGGACTCGATCCGCTGCTTCCCTATCTGGCGCCGGGCCGGACGGCGGCCCTCGTCGGGTCCTCCGGCGTCGGAAAGTCCACGATCGTAAACGGACTGGCCGGCGAGGAGGTGATGCGCACCCAGGAGATCCGCGACGAGGACGATCGCGGCCGCCACACCACGACGTCGCGGCGGATCGTCGCGCTTCCGGGCGGAGGGCTGCTGCTCGACACGCCGGGGATGCGGACCGTGCTCCTGTGGGAAGGAGAGGAGGGGCTGTCGCAGACCTTCGAAGACGTGGAGTCGGTGGCGGCGGGCTGCCGGTTCCGCGACTGCACCCACCAGTCGGAGCCGGGATGCGCCGTGCGCGCGGCGCTCCAGGACGGCTCGCTCGATTCGGGGCGCTTCGCGAGCTACGGCAAGCTGCAGCGCGAGGTGCGCTACCAGGCGGGGAAGGTCGACAAGCGGGTCCGGCTGGCCGAGCAGCGGCGGTGGAAGAAGATCCACCTGGAAGCCCGGCAGCGTCCCGACAAGAGATCCCTATGA
- a CDS encoding GNAT family N-acetyltransferase, with protein MNPHEVTLHTDRLTLRQFRQDDIDAYAAMHADPDVMRYIGEGKPLSREDAWRSMAMMAGHWILRGYGIWAVEERASGILVGRVGLYYPEGWPGQEVGWTLARPFWGRGYAYEAARAAFAYAFETLQWPRIISLIAPENRRSIALAERLGERLEGEVEIRGWRTLKYGIERPAGAGRQGAHRIATAQGDRPGS; from the coding sequence ATGAACCCCCACGAGGTCACGCTCCACACCGACCGGCTAACCCTCCGCCAATTCCGCCAGGACGACATCGACGCCTACGCGGCCATGCACGCCGATCCGGACGTCATGCGCTACATCGGCGAGGGGAAGCCGCTCTCGCGCGAGGACGCGTGGCGGAGCATGGCCATGATGGCGGGGCACTGGATCCTGCGCGGCTACGGCATCTGGGCGGTCGAGGAGCGCGCCAGCGGCATCCTCGTGGGGCGCGTCGGCCTCTACTACCCAGAGGGCTGGCCGGGGCAGGAGGTCGGCTGGACGCTGGCGCGCCCCTTCTGGGGCAGGGGCTACGCCTACGAAGCCGCCCGCGCCGCGTTCGCCTATGCCTTCGAGACGCTCCAGTGGCCGCGCATCATCAGCCTGATCGCTCCCGAAAACCGCCGATCGATCGCCCTCGCCGAGCGGCTGGGGGAGCGCCTCGAGGGTGAGGTGGAGATCCGAGGCTGGCGCACGCTGAAGTACGGCATCGAGCGTCCGGCCGGCGCGGGCCGTCAGGGCGCGCATCGTATCGCGACGGCGCAAGGCGATCGACCCGGCTCATAG
- a CDS encoding thiamine pyrophosphate-dependent enzyme: MSTMKAKDYRSGLEPVWCTGCGDYGVLKGLTQALADLEIPPERLAVISGIGCSSRLPGYTKSYAFNSIHGRALPIASGLKLARPEITTVVVGGDGDGFSIGLGHIPHAIRRNVNLTYAVLDNGIYGLTKGQASPTTAQEFKRDRGLAGVEERPLNPVLLVLSSGCGFVARTHAGNLPHLRQMFRAALEYPGFSFVHVLAGCVTYQTPRYADEVYQRCDLLPESYDPGDLSRAMDVARAERFSLGILYQRPPEMPAATSPWEGEAAIWPSVADAKRERPGE; this comes from the coding sequence ATGAGCACGATGAAAGCGAAGGACTATCGAAGCGGCCTGGAGCCGGTGTGGTGCACGGGGTGCGGCGACTACGGCGTGCTGAAGGGGCTGACCCAGGCGCTGGCCGATCTCGAGATCCCGCCCGAGCGGCTTGCCGTGATCTCGGGAATCGGCTGCTCGAGCCGCCTTCCCGGCTACACGAAGAGCTACGCTTTCAATTCCATCCATGGGCGCGCGCTCCCCATCGCGAGCGGGCTGAAGCTGGCGCGCCCCGAGATCACGACCGTGGTGGTCGGAGGGGACGGCGACGGGTTCTCCATCGGGCTCGGCCACATCCCCCACGCGATCCGCCGCAACGTGAATCTGACCTACGCCGTGCTCGACAACGGGATCTACGGATTGACCAAGGGGCAGGCCTCGCCCACGACGGCGCAGGAGTTCAAGCGCGACCGCGGTCTGGCAGGCGTGGAGGAGCGGCCCCTGAACCCCGTGCTCCTGGTGCTGAGCAGCGGCTGCGGGTTCGTGGCCCGCACGCACGCGGGGAACCTCCCGCACCTGCGCCAGATGTTCCGCGCGGCGCTGGAGTATCCCGGGTTTTCGTTCGTGCACGTGCTGGCGGGATGCGTGACCTACCAGACCCCCAGGTACGCCGACGAGGTCTATCAGCGGTGCGATCTGCTCCCCGAGAGCTACGATCCGGGCGATCTTTCGCGCGCGATGGACGTCGCGCGTGCGGAGCGCTTCTCGCTGGGAATTCTCTACCAGCGCCCGCCCGAGATGCCCGCGGCGACGTCGCCCTGGGAAGGCGAAGCGGCCATCTGGCCGTCGGTGGCGGATGCGAAGCGGGAGCGTCCGGGAGAGTAG
- a CDS encoding 2-oxoacid:acceptor oxidoreductase family protein, with the protein MTEMRAPTTPDTHPSTLPEARPGAPPRPRSLVLALVGSGGDGVALLGDLLLGMAAREGLYGMMVQSYGPQIRGGESAAILRLADHEVQYEGDQVDILLCFRLRDLARFQTSLRVHPGSIVVIDQGETAEVPAWLGATIEKPYRFPFARYEEGLEVDGPPKNMLGLGLLCRMLGWPDTLAQDILRQRFTARRERLQSNLESLATGFAVLDPPSRPAPEGKGLGLFAETGNEAVARGSIAAGLGFFAGYPITPSSEVMETLIDELPAAGGRVVQAEDEMAAMGMVLGASFGGVHAMTATSGPGLSLMTEMIGLSSMAELPAVIVDCQRAGPATGMPSRTEQSDLFHAIYGGHGDFPRAVLGMFDVVHGRDVMPHAFQIAEKYQLPVIVLSDAYIAQRRQIRDPAVARRERAERERWTPENGLPARFDVTGEHGVNPFRVPGTPGGSYLAAGIEHNQEGYPTADTTMHQRMNEKRFRKMTGIAAETRDWYRTLGDGAAPKGIVAWGSTYGLLREWVIAHPEWRVFLPEIIHPFPMEAFQSWRRGLTSLAVVELNYQGQFHRYLSGLTDLRGAKSVARSGGTPMTAAELDRLLEEAGS; encoded by the coding sequence ATGACCGAGATGCGCGCTCCGACGACCCCCGACACGCACCCTTCCACGTTGCCGGAGGCCCGCCCCGGCGCGCCGCCACGGCCGCGGTCGCTCGTCCTGGCCCTCGTCGGGAGCGGCGGCGACGGCGTGGCGCTCCTGGGCGATCTCCTGCTGGGCATGGCGGCGCGCGAGGGGCTCTACGGCATGATGGTGCAGTCGTACGGGCCACAGATCCGGGGCGGCGAATCGGCCGCCATCCTGCGCCTCGCCGATCACGAAGTGCAGTACGAGGGGGATCAGGTGGACATCCTCCTCTGCTTCCGCCTGCGCGACCTCGCCCGCTTCCAGACCTCGCTCCGCGTGCATCCGGGAAGCATCGTGGTGATCGACCAGGGGGAGACGGCGGAGGTGCCGGCCTGGCTCGGCGCGACGATCGAAAAACCCTATCGCTTCCCGTTCGCGCGCTACGAAGAGGGCCTCGAGGTCGACGGCCCGCCCAAGAACATGCTCGGGCTGGGACTCCTCTGCCGCATGCTCGGCTGGCCCGACACCCTGGCGCAGGACATCCTCCGGCAGCGCTTCACCGCGCGCCGGGAGCGCCTGCAGTCGAACCTCGAGTCCCTCGCGACCGGCTTCGCGGTGCTGGACCCGCCGTCGCGTCCCGCCCCCGAAGGGAAGGGGCTCGGGCTGTTCGCCGAGACCGGAAACGAGGCGGTGGCGCGCGGATCGATCGCGGCAGGCCTCGGCTTCTTCGCGGGATACCCGATCACCCCGTCCTCGGAGGTGATGGAAACCCTGATCGACGAGCTGCCGGCCGCAGGCGGGCGCGTGGTGCAGGCGGAGGACGAGATGGCGGCGATGGGGATGGTGCTGGGCGCCTCCTTCGGCGGCGTGCACGCCATGACGGCGACCAGCGGTCCCGGGCTCTCCCTGATGACCGAGATGATCGGGCTCTCGAGCATGGCCGAGCTGCCCGCCGTGATCGTGGACTGCCAGCGGGCCGGCCCCGCGACCGGGATGCCCTCGCGCACCGAGCAGTCGGACCTCTTCCACGCGATCTACGGCGGCCACGGCGACTTCCCGCGCGCGGTGCTCGGCATGTTCGACGTCGTGCACGGCCGGGACGTGATGCCGCACGCGTTTCAGATCGCCGAGAAGTATCAGCTCCCGGTGATCGTGCTCTCCGACGCCTATATCGCGCAGCGCCGCCAGATCCGCGACCCGGCGGTGGCGCGCCGGGAGCGCGCCGAGCGCGAGCGCTGGACGCCGGAGAACGGCCTGCCGGCGCGCTTCGACGTGACCGGCGAACATGGCGTGAATCCCTTCCGCGTGCCGGGAACGCCGGGCGGCAGCTATCTCGCCGCCGGCATCGAGCACAACCAGGAGGGCTATCCGACCGCGGACACGACGATGCATCAGCGGATGAACGAGAAGCGCTTCCGGAAGATGACGGGGATCGCCGCCGAAACGCGGGACTGGTACCGCACGCTCGGCGACGGCGCGGCGCCCAAGGGGATCGTGGCATGGGGAAGCACCTACGGCCTCCTGCGCGAGTGGGTGATCGCGCATCCCGAGTGGCGCGTCTTCCTGCCCGAGATCATCCACCCCTTCCCGATGGAAGCGTTCCAGTCGTGGCGCCGGGGTCTGACGAGCCTCGCCGTCGTGGAGCTGAACTACCAGGGGCAATTCCACCGCTACCTGTCGGGGCTGACCGACCTGCGCGGCGCCAAGTCGGTGGCGCGGAGCGGCGGCACGCCCATGACGGCGGCGGAGCTGGATCGGCTCCTCGAGGAGGCGGGATCATGA
- a CDS encoding Fe-S cluster domain-containing protein — protein sequence MNDLLHAALWGFAVFTAIGVVFGLTLAGVALRFQVPVNPTVEKVRAFLPSANCGACGFAGCQAYAEAVVLRNEVSPNLCVPGRAAVATALARLTGKELGSVEDRIVVMRCQGTSAYARKEAEYAGLNTCAAAALVFGGPRACKNGCLGLGDCVRACPFDALSIGGDGIAVVNADRCTGCGLCVPVCPKELFQFYPRTRRIELSCVAKEKQSVVRATCMVGCTLCRKCVAKCPAQAIEWDGRTILIHHETCLAYGPSCGEACVDICPSTILHRVGQLAQPEPAEPAMEA from the coding sequence ATGAACGACCTCCTCCACGCGGCGCTCTGGGGCTTCGCGGTCTTCACCGCGATCGGCGTCGTGTTCGGCCTGACGCTGGCCGGCGTGGCGCTCCGCTTCCAGGTCCCGGTGAACCCGACGGTGGAGAAGGTGCGCGCGTTCCTCCCTTCGGCCAACTGCGGCGCGTGCGGGTTCGCCGGCTGCCAGGCCTACGCCGAGGCGGTCGTGCTGCGGAACGAGGTCTCGCCGAACCTGTGCGTCCCCGGCCGCGCCGCCGTGGCCACGGCGCTCGCCCGGCTCACGGGGAAGGAGCTGGGCTCGGTCGAGGATCGCATCGTCGTGATGCGGTGCCAGGGAACGAGCGCCTACGCCCGGAAGGAAGCGGAGTATGCCGGACTCAACACCTGCGCCGCGGCCGCGCTCGTCTTCGGCGGCCCGCGCGCCTGCAAGAACGGCTGCCTCGGCCTGGGGGACTGCGTCCGGGCGTGTCCGTTCGACGCGCTCTCGATCGGCGGGGATGGGATCGCCGTGGTGAACGCCGATCGCTGCACGGGCTGCGGGCTCTGCGTGCCGGTCTGCCCGAAGGAGCTCTTCCAGTTCTACCCCCGGACGCGGCGGATCGAGCTCTCCTGCGTCGCGAAGGAGAAGCAGTCGGTCGTCCGGGCCACCTGCATGGTGGGCTGCACCCTCTGCCGCAAGTGCGTGGCCAAGTGCCCCGCCCAGGCGATCGAGTGGGATGGCCGAACCATCCTCATTCACCATGAAACCTGCCTCGCCTACGGACCGTCCTGCGGCGAGGCGTGCGTCGACATCTGCCCGAGCACGATCCTGCATCGCGTGGGACAGCTCGCGCAGCCCGAGCCGGCCGAGCCGGCGATGGAGGCATGA
- a CDS encoding Rnf-Nqr domain containing protein, with the protein MAKPRSLVLAGTAALALCFAIGLALAAAAGRPAAPHAPSSVITRARVLAPDHVRLTVAAPVADLRPSNFRVTDERAPDVPMDIAAVETLPGGAILLTVADRLDPAAGYRISILSPAGTREAKPAPWALLFTVVISSALINNFVFTRYLGLCIFFGVSKKRDTSVGMGFTFAAVMLLSAAISWGLYTFVMRPLELKFLQVIVFIGVVAFIVQALDTILRKTHASLHQRFGVYLVLITTNCIILAVPLLNAQAESGAGESLALALGSGAGFALALFLMSCARERLELARVPAAFQGLPIAFALAGLFALAFMGFSGLTFLR; encoded by the coding sequence ATGGCCAAGCCGCGTAGCCTGGTCCTTGCGGGGACCGCCGCCCTGGCACTCTGCTTCGCGATTGGGCTCGCCCTGGCCGCCGCCGCCGGACGCCCGGCCGCACCGCACGCGCCCTCGAGCGTCATCACCCGCGCCCGCGTCCTCGCGCCCGACCACGTGCGTCTCACCGTCGCGGCACCGGTCGCCGACCTCCGGCCGTCGAACTTCCGCGTCACCGACGAGCGCGCCCCCGACGTGCCGATGGACATCGCCGCGGTGGAGACCCTACCCGGCGGCGCCATCCTCCTCACCGTGGCGGACCGGCTGGACCCGGCGGCCGGCTACCGGATCTCGATCCTGAGTCCCGCCGGGACCCGCGAGGCGAAGCCCGCGCCGTGGGCGCTTCTCTTCACGGTGGTCATCTCCTCGGCGCTCATCAACAACTTCGTCTTCACGCGCTACCTCGGGCTCTGCATCTTCTTCGGCGTCTCGAAGAAGCGCGACACGTCGGTGGGGATGGGCTTCACCTTCGCGGCCGTGATGCTCCTCTCGGCGGCGATCTCGTGGGGCCTCTACACCTTCGTCATGCGACCCCTCGAGCTCAAGTTCCTGCAGGTGATCGTGTTCATCGGCGTGGTGGCCTTCATCGTGCAGGCCCTCGACACGATCTTGCGCAAGACGCACGCATCCCTGCACCAGCGGTTCGGCGTCTACCTCGTGCTGATCACGACCAACTGCATCATCCTGGCGGTGCCGCTCCTGAACGCGCAGGCGGAATCGGGCGCCGGCGAGTCGCTCGCCCTGGCCCTCGGCTCGGGCGCCGGCTTTGCGCTCGCCCTCTTCCTCATGTCCTGCGCCCGCGAGCGGCTCGAGCTGGCGCGCGTCCCGGCCGCTTTCCAGGGGCTCCCGATCGCCTTCGCGCTGGCGGGTCTCTTCGCGCTCGCGTTCATGGGCTTCTCGGGCCTCACGTTCCTGAGATAG
- the rsxE gene encoding electron transport complex subunit RsxE, with translation MSEQPLLFTQRPPGAISLLKNGIFGENPVFRLALSLCPAVAVTTTVANGIMLGVAVLLVQVLSSVTVALTRRWIHPRVRIPVYTIIIAVWVSAIDMVLAGFFPLLYAQVGLYVKLIVAFAIIISRLEVFASRMPLIPTFWDGLGMGLGFLFALMAIGTFREVLGNGTLLGFRIVPEKPLLFFALPAGGFFSIALLMAFFNVLERRMSGGKNVAPSTGGSHGQAA, from the coding sequence ATGAGCGAACAACCCCTTCTCTTCACGCAGCGTCCTCCGGGTGCGATCTCCCTGTTGAAGAACGGCATCTTCGGCGAGAACCCGGTATTCCGCCTGGCGCTCTCCCTCTGTCCCGCCGTGGCCGTCACGACCACCGTCGCCAACGGCATCATGCTCGGGGTCGCGGTGCTGCTCGTGCAGGTGCTCTCCAGCGTGACCGTGGCGCTCACGCGGCGGTGGATCCACCCCCGCGTGCGGATCCCGGTCTACACGATCATCATCGCGGTCTGGGTGAGCGCGATCGACATGGTGCTCGCCGGCTTCTTCCCGCTCCTCTACGCGCAGGTCGGCCTCTACGTGAAGCTGATCGTCGCGTTCGCGATCATCATCTCGCGGCTGGAGGTGTTCGCCTCGCGCATGCCGCTCATCCCGACTTTCTGGGACGGGCTCGGCATGGGGCTCGGCTTCCTCTTCGCGCTGATGGCGATCGGGACCTTCCGGGAAGTGCTCGGCAACGGGACGCTGCTCGGGTTCCGCATTGTGCCGGAGAAGCCGCTCCTCTTCTTCGCGCTGCCGGCGGGAGGATTCTTCTCGATCGCGCTCCTCATGGCCTTCTTCAACGTGCTCGAGCGCCGCATGTCGGGCGGGAAGAACGTCGCGCCGTCCACGGGAGGGAGCCATGGCCAAGCCGCGTAG